A genome region from Anastrepha obliqua isolate idAnaObli1 chromosome 4, idAnaObli1_1.0, whole genome shotgun sequence includes the following:
- the LOC129244168 gene encoding putative gustatory receptor 59f translates to MLSAIVQGSTKTRKKSQKRTQFFLPSVKSTVNEVEVYLYRSVYNFLLLSEFFACLPYGVHRHLPTSKLSDHILKLLHVTWCTVIYAILVVNIYSEYTLSNIDLPTVQKPLYFAEYIVYLGHVLQIILATYWAHHKCARFLRTIAEFDHKLISFGKQPQYQQLRRFIRSHLGLITLYLISTLIVDYFYSDCNILNYIRSVIVYLLPNLIICCSLVQYYTLLYAITQRAIWLNEILHSELTQKKDPRDLRQRLQSIRILYSALQVFTKEVNNSFALSLVLVYIGSVTNLSVNVFLIYKYVDDTNNSTFSWIMYSVIWTAMHISKMFLILYYNYGVQGQKKQTAIIMNEIELQNSEMEETVTQFTLQLIINTRTNIVCGVAELNMNFITSLLVTMSTVFIFLLQYDITYEAITQTHKSGSPNRI, encoded by the exons ATGTTGTCTGCAATAGTACAAGGAAGCACTAAGACCAGAAAAAAGTCACAGAAGAGAACCCAGTTTTTTCTCCCTAGTGTGAAAAGTACCGTCAACGAAGTGGAAGTGTATCTATATCGTtcagtatataattttttgttactctctgagttttttgcatgcCTGCCTTATGGCGTCCATCGACATTTACCGACCAGCAAGCTGAGCGATCATATTTTAAAGTTACTCCACGTCACCTGGTGCACTGTCATTTACGCCATTCTCGTTGTGAACATTTACAGCGAATACACGCTATCGAATATTGACTTGCCCACAGTGCAAAAGCCGCTATACTTTGCTGAATATATAGTTTATTTGGGACATGTACTCCAAATTATACTGGCCACTTATTGGGCTCATCACAAGTGCGCTCGCTTCTTGCGTACCATAGCAGAATTCGATCACAAATTAATTTCCTTCGGCAAACAGCCGCAATATCAACAACTGAGGCGCTTCATAAGAAGTCATCTGGGTTTGATAacgttatatttaatttcaactcTTATTGTCGACTACTTCTACAGCGATTGTAATATTCTGAACTATATTCGCAGTGTAATCGTTTATTTGTTGCCGAATCTCATAATATGTTGCTCGCTCGTACAATACTACACATTACTGTATGCCATCACGCAACGTGCAATTTGGCTTAACGAAATACTGCACAGTGAGCTTACGCAAAAGAAGGATCCAAGGGACTTACGTCAAAGGTTACAAAGCATTCGAATACTCTATTCGGCACTACAAGTATTTACAAAGGAGGTGAACAATTCGTTTGCGCTCTCACTGGTGTTGGTATATATTGGATCCGTCACGAACTTGTCGGTGAATGTTTTCTTGATTTACAAATACGTGGATGATACGAATAACTCAACATTTTCATGGATTATGTATTCGGTAATTTGGACGGCCATGCATATTTCCAAGATGTTTCTTATACTTTATTACAACTATGGTGTGCAGGGGCAG aaaaaacaaacaGCAATAATAATGAATGAAATAGAACTGCAAAACTCGGAAATGGAAGAAACT gTCACCCAATTTACATtgcaattaattataaatacaagAACTAATATTGTATGTGGAGTTGCAGAattaaatatgaactttattacATCA TTACTTGTCACCATGTCCACCGTATTCATATTTCTTCTGCAGTATGATATCACCTATGAGGCGattacacaaacacacaaatcAGGAAGTCCAAATCGGATTTAG
- the LOC129244460 gene encoding eukaryotic translation elongation factor 1 epsilon-1 has protein sequence MCEVETITKIANSLGVPAGEVNLNSEKVITRTNNNKTVSGFATILNTLAQESKSEIAYNSSATCEISAEVYQWIEFAVLYAAPGCKDKHVSQQLLRDFNKLFSTKSYLVGYFITLADLAIFYAIYNLMKSLSPVEKENYLNLSRWFDHLQQRPEIRQGGSVLNFTTIYLHGWATGTHV, from the exons ATGTGTGAAGTCGAGACAATAACCAAAATAGCGAATTCTCTCGGTGTACCAGCCGGCGAAGTGAATCTCAATTCTGAAAAG gtcATCACACgcactaacaacaacaaaacggtATCGGGCTTTGCCACTATCCTCAATACTCTTGCACAGGAATCAAAATCTGAAATAGCTTACAATAGTTCAGCGACATGTGAAATTAGTGCCGAAGTGTATCAGTGGATTGAATTTGCTGTATTGTACGCAGCGCCAGGTTGTAAAGACAAGCACGTATCACAACAACTGCTGCGTGATTTCAATAAACTGTTCAGCACTAAATCCTATTTAGTAGGATATTTCATTACACTAGCCGATTTGGCTATCTTCTATGCTATCTACAATTTGATG aaatctCTTTCACCCGTggaaaaagaaaactatttaaatctATCGCGCTGGTTCGATCATCTGCAGCAGAGGCCAGAAATACGCCAAGGAGGCAGTGTTCTTAACTTCACAACAATCTACCTACATGGTTGGGCGACGGGCACTCATGTATAA